The Bacteroidota bacterium genomic interval TTCTTTGGCAATTTTTTCAGAAATATCTTCATTAACAAAACCTTCATTTTTATATTTCGCAAAAAGTTGCTGATTTTCTTCATCAAGATGAAGTCCTACTTTTTCGAGAATTGTAACAGTGTCTGAGTAATCTTTAGGATGTTGTCCGAATTTGATGAGCGACGAAAATAATTCATCAACATTAGTCAGATTAAAATTTCCTGCCATAACCAAATTTCGGGTTTTCCAATTATTTTCTCGCATCACTGGATGCACATTTTCGATATTATTTTTCCCGAAAGTGCCGTATCGGAGATGCCCTAAATACAAATCGGCAGCATAGGGCAAATTTTCCCTTGCCCAGTTTGCGTCTTTCAGAAGTTTCGATGGGGAATTTTCATATTTCGAAAAGATTTCTTTTATGTGAGAGAAAACATCTTTGATAGGTTCCGATTTATTTGAGCGATAGCTATGGATATATTTTTTCCCGGGATTAATATCCATTTTTAGACTTGCAATTCCGGCTCCGTCTTGTCCACGATTGTGCTGTTTTTCCATCATTAAATACAGTTTGTTCAAACCATACATCCAAGTTCCATATTTGAACTGATAGTGTTCTAATGGCTTCAACAATCTAATTAAGGCTATTCCGCATTCATGTTTTATTATATCGCTCATTTCTTTTAGTTTTAGCTATTTTTTTTCAACAAATATTTGGATTATTCCAGTTCCCACTCAAATCCGTCTTTTTTATCTTTTATTTTTACTCCTTGTTTCAACAATTCATTTCTAATCTTGTCGGAAGTTTCAAAATCTTTATTCCTTTTTGCTTCTAAGCGAAGGTTCAGAAGCAAGTTTATAACTGCATCGAATTTGTCGTTTTTATCATCACTACCTAATTCTTCTTCACTTATTCCCAAAATATCGTAAATAAAGACTTTAAATAATTTGCTCAATTTCTCCAAATCTGTTTCGCTAATGCTATCGTTTCCGGCAGCAATATTGTTTACAAGTTTCACTGCATCGAAAAGGTGCGATATCAAAATCGGCGTGTTCATATCGTCGTCCATTGCTGCATAGCACTTTTCTTCAATCGAATCAATATTGACCGATGACGATTTTTGTGGAATAATTTTTTCTAAAGTTTTAATTCCTGCCAAAAGTTTGTTCAAACCTTTTTCGGAAGCAGCAAGAGCCTCGTTCGAAAAATCGAGAGTACTTCGGTAGTGTGCCTGAAGAATAAAAAAACGAACAGTCATTGCACTATATTCTTTTTCTATGAGCTTGTGAGTGCCTGTGAAAAATTCTTCGAGAGTGATGAAATTTCCGAGAGATTTCCCCATTTTCTGGCCATTAATAGTAATCATATTGTTGTGCATCCAGTATTTAACCGAATCGTAATTATTTGCAGCTTTCGATTGTGCAATTTCGCATTCGTGATGCGGAAACAGCAGGTCTAATCCACCTCCGTGAATATCGAATTTTTCGCCAAGATATTTAGTGCTCATAACCGAACATTCGAGATGCCAACCCGGAAAACCTTCGCTCCATTGAGAATTCCATCTCATAATATGTTCCGGTGCTGCTTTTTTCCAAAGGGCAAAATCGAATGGATTTTTTTTCTCGTCTTGTCCGTCTAACTGGCGTGTATTTGTTTTTAGGTCGTCTAAAACTCTGCCCGAAAGTTTTCCGTAATCGAAGTCCTGATTATATTTTTCAACATCGAAATACACAGAACCATTTTTTTCGTAGGCATATCCATTTTCCAGAATTTTCGAAATCATTTCTTGTTGTTCGAGAATATGCCCTGAGGCGCGAGGTTCAATACTCGGTTTCAGCACATTAAGTTGCTCCATATTTTCGTGATATCTATCAGAAAAATACTGAACTACTTCCATAGGTTCAATTTGTTCGAGCCTTGCTTTTTTTGCAATTTTATCTTCTCCTTCGTCGGCATCGTTTTCGAGATGGCCAACATCTGTTATGTTTCTGATATAGCGAACTTTATAGCCAAGATGTTTTAAATATCTGAATAGTATGTCGAAAGTTATGGCAGGCCGTGCATGTCCCAAATGTGCATCGCCATAAACTGTTGGTCCGCAAACATACATCCCAACAAATCCATCAATTATTGATTTAAAATCTTCTTTTTTTCGTGTTAATGTATTGAATATTTGCATTTATTAATTTTTGATTATTTATTGATTTTTGATTATTTTCAATCAATTTCAAATAGTATTTTTAGTTTGTCAGTCATTATTTTATGATAAGAATCTGGCAATTTCCCTAATTCTCTTTTTATCAGGTTTGTTGGTATCGTAACAATGCGGTGAAGCTTTATTGTGGAATTTGTCTTTAAGCCCGTATTTTTAATATTTGTTATTCTTATATCCGTTTTTCCTGTTGTTTTAGAAATTTGGCTTGTAATAAAAGCTATTACGACATGATTATATTTATCTATTTTATCTGTTAAACAAATTGCAGGTCTAACTTTCAAATCTGAAAAATTATCAAATGGAAACGGAACTAACACTATTTTATACTTCATGGCCAAAAGATTTTCCGTCTGAAAGTGAATAGATATCTTCTTCCGGTGCATTTAAAAAGCTAAATGCAGAATTATTTGAGATTGATTTTAACCATAATTTTTCATCAATTTCATCAGATTTATCATTCTCTTCGGGAAGTAAAATTAATACTCGCACGCTTTTCTTAAGAAATTGCTTATTAATAGTTTTGTCAATTTTCAAGATATTATTATTATCAATAATTCCCGTTGTTTCTACTACTTTCATAATATTTTGATTTACTGTATTCTCATTTTGCAAAATTCGTCAATGTGGACTTTATTTTCCTCTGCAAATTTAAAAAGATGAGTTGCAATTTCATCTGCAAATTTTTCTCTTATATCTATTAGAATTTTCATTAAAGTTTCAATTTTGTTGAAATGATCTTGATAGTTTTCCCAGCATATCCAATGCTTACTATTCAGATTCTTATCCATAAATAAATTCTTCTTTTTAATATTCTCATCTATATCTTTTTGGTCAAAATTACCGTTTTGTGTATGTATCCAAATACCAAAAAGAAGATTCTTAGATAATCCTTCATAGCTTGCTGAAATGTCATAAGAACCAGAAGTGAAAATATGAAGTTTTGAATAGGTGTCAAATACATCATCTAATCGAATTGTCCATTCGAGTTTTTTTTCTTCGATTTTGCTTTCAATCTTAATCTTTACTGCTTTCCAAAAATCAGTAATAAGCTTCTTTTTTATCTCCTCCATTTGTTCAGAAACCTCAAAAGCAGCTTTGAAATTTTCACTTTTTGTAATAAAATTGAATATTGCTTCTTTGTATTCGCTCATTTGTTTTCTTTTTTAGAATGTTTCAATAATTTCAAGATACTGGTTTACAGCCACTTTCACTTTTTCAGGCTTAATTAAAGGTAATGAATTAATTAGCATTTCACGAATATGATTTCGATAGCTCATCAATTTCAGTGTTCCGTCTTCATCAAGTTGCTTAAATATTTCATTCTCAATTGAAATTTCTGATGGTTTTTTGCCATCTTTTGTTAAATAAATGAGTAAGATTTTAGTGTTGTCATTTTTAGTTTTCAAATAATCGTAATATCGTTCGAGTTGTCGTGGTTGGTCTTCCGCATCAATTTTGTTTTCTATACATATTAAAAATGGATTTTCCGCTCCATAGTGTTCAATCAAAATATCTAATCTGCCAAAAGCAGTTGTTTTTTCTGTATTTAGTGCCTCTAAGAAAACAGTTCAAAATTAAAAACATCTCTTTTTGCGATATTTCTATTTTTTTCATTTGTTTAATACAAAAGCATTTACTGCATGAAAGAAAATAGAAATCTCATCAAAAATTTATTATTTTATAAAAATTGCCTGTTTTCTTAGAACCACTATTTACAAAAAAATAATCCTTGTCAATTTCTTTAAGAATTTTTTTGCAATCATTTTCTTTTTCAAAAAGTTGTGAAATGAAATTCCGAAAAAACAAATCGCCCTGACAATGAGAACCGTTTATATCCAACAAATTTGCAAGAAAAGGCGAATGAGTTATTTCTTCATTAGTTTTAAGGTTTCGAAGAATTGAAAAAATATTATAGTCGAAAGCTAAATGTTTAGAAAGCCTAACATAGATAGATTTTATTGCATTTAAACCTGAGAACAAATTTCCGTAGCGCTGTCGGTCATTCTCAATTTTGAGTTTTTCGACACTCTTGTGATGTTTTTCAAAACGCTCAAGAAAATATTTTATGTCAGAAAATGAGACTGGTTCTACTATATTTATATTTCGATTTGCATTTGTCATTTTTTCACCTCATTGAATACGGAAATATTCTATTCTGAATTAATAAACGAAGTATAATTCGTAATTAGCAACTCATAATTCATAATTCATTAACTCATAACTACTTAATAGCCTTCTTCTTAATCATCCCACCTTTTGCATCTTTTATGCTGTGCATTACCACAAAAGCGTCTTTGTCAATTTTGTCGATTTCTGTTTGTAGTTTTGCAACTTCAAGCCTGGTTATCAAGGTATAAATAATCTGTGTTTCCTCCAAATTATCACCATTCATGGTATTTCCTCTTTTCCCATTATAAATTGTGCAACCCATTCCTAATTTTTCAATTATTGCAACTCTAATTTCTTCGCTTTTTTCCGAAATAATTGTTACACCAAGAAATTCTTCGATACCGGAAACAACAAAATCGACAGTTTTAGATGCGGCAAGATAAGTAAGCATTGCATATAATGAAATTTCAACAGAAAAGACATAAGCCGCAAATCCAAAAATTACAACATTGAAAAGCATAATAACATCGCCGATTGTCATAGATGTTTTTCTGCTTACAAAAACCGCAAGAATTTCGGTACCATCGATAACCGCACCTCCACGGATTGCCAAACCAATTCCGGCACCGAGAAAAAATCCACCGAAAACGGCAATCAACAATTTGTCATTAGTTACTATGGGAAATGGCACAAAATGAACTGTAAGAGCAAGCAAAATAATTGCAATTATACTCTTAAAAGCAAATTGTTTAGAAATTGTGGAAAAGGCCAAAAACAAAAAAGGAAGATTAATTGCAACAATTAGTAGCGACAATGGAATTTCAGTCAATTCAGCTATTATCAGCGAAATTCCCATAACTCCTCCATCGATAAACAAATTTGGAAGCAAAAATCCTTTTAGCCCAAAGCCAGCAGATAGAACACCCAAAACTGCAAAAAAAATATCATGTATTATATGAGTGAATTCGACTTTTGCAACATTTATTTTTTCCTGATACTGCTTTGGCGACAGCTTGTCTTTTTGTTTTTTAAGCCGGCGTTTAACAGTTTCAACAATTATATAATAATATATTGGGTTCATATTGTGTGTTTTATAAATTCTTTAAATTTTTGAAATTTCTTCTTTTTTATAAACCCTAAATTCTGATTTCGAAATCAACAAAACTAATTAGATTGCTCCTAATTTTTTTCCAACTTTTTTGAATTTTTCAATAGCAAATTCAATATTTTCTGTCGAATGAGCAGCAGTAATTTGAACTCTAATTCGCGATTTTCCTTTCGGAACTATAGGATAATAAAATCCAATTACATAGATTCCTTCTTCTAAAAGTTCGTCGGCAAATTCTTGCGAAAGTCTGGCATCGTTTGGCAGATGCCCAAACAAAATTGGTGTAATTGGATGTGTTCCCGGAACAATTGTGAATCCGGCATTTTCCATTCCTTGTCTGAAAAGCTTTGTGTTTTCAGCGAGTTTGTCGCGCAGTGCCGTAGTTTCGTTCAGAATATTCAGAACTTCGACAGTTGCCCCGGCAATTGCAGGTGCTAAAGAGTTTGAAAATAAATATGGTCGTGAGCGTTGTCGCAAAAAGTCGATTATTTCCTTTTTCCCGGAAACGCAACCTCCTGAAGCACCTCCAAGAGCTTTTCCAAAAGTGGTGGTTATGATATCAACTCGTCCCATCGAATTGCAAAATTCTGCACTTCCTCGACCGGTTTTGCCAACAAATCCGCTTGCATGCGAATCGTCAACCAAAACTAAAGCTTCATATTTATCTGCCAAATCGCAAATCTGGTCAATAGAAGCAATAATTCCATCCATCGAAAAAACGCCATCGGTAACTATCATTTTGAAGCGACAATCTTTTGCCTCCTTAAGTTTTGCTTCAAGATCAGACATATCATTGTTTTTGTATCTGAATCGTTGAGCTTTACAAAGTCGAATGCCATCAATTATTGAAGCATGGTTGAGCTCGTCTGAAATGATTGCAGATTTTTCGTCTAATAATGGTTCAAAAACTCCACCGTTGGCATCGAATGCCGATGAATAAAGGATAGTGTCTTCTGTGCCCAAAAATTCAGTCAATTTGTTTTCGAGCTCTTTATGAACTTCTTGAGTTCCGCAAATAAATCGAACAGAGGCCATTCCAAATCCGAATTTGAAAAAGTTGTAATTTGCGGCAGCCATCACTCTGGGTTCCGAAGAAAGTCCCAAATAATTGTTTGAACAAAAATTCAGAACATCAAGTCCTTTCACTGTTTTTATTTGAACTCCCTGAGGAGTTGTCAGGATTCTTTCATTTTTATATAAGCCGTCTTCCTTAATGTTTTCAAGCTCTTGCTGAAGGTAATTTTTAAATTTTCCGTACATATTATTACTGTTTAACTTTTTTTGCAAAAGTAAGCAAATTGAAAATAAAATGTTTGATAATAATGTTTTAATGAATATATAATTTGAAATGCCGGAAATAAAAGTTTTAACTATTTGTTTCAAATTGAGTAATTTTGAAATTTTTAATTTTGTACAAAAAAATGCAGTGATGAGAGAAAACATTAGGGTTTTATTAGTTGAAGACGATGAAAATTTGGGTTCTCTGTTATGTGATTATTTGAAAGCCAAAGGATTCCTAACAGAACTTTTTACCGATGGAGAAAAAGGATATAAAGCCTTTATGAAAAATCACTACGATATTTGCGTACTTGACGTGATGATGCCAAAGAAAGACGGATATAGTCTATCAAATGACATTCGTTCGGTAAATAGTCAAATTCCTATAATTTTTTTAACAGCGAAATCTCTTAAAGAGGATGTCTTAAAAGGTTTTAGTGTGGGAGCAGACGATTATATTAAAAAACCTTTCAATATGGAAGAACTTTTAGTTAGAATTCAGGCACTTCTGAAGAGAGTTGAAAAATCGGAACCTGAATCGAATAATAATGTTTTTCAGATTGGGAAATTCACTTTCGACTCAAATATTCGACAATTGACGATAGATGGCGAAACAAGCAAACTCACCACTAAAGAATCCGGACTGCTTAAATTGCTGTGTAGCAAAACTAATGAGATTCTTGAAAGAAATTATGCTTTGCAAACAATATGGAAAGATGATACATATTTTAATGCCAGAAGTATGGATGTATATATCACCAAACTGCGAAAGCATTTGAAGCAAGATCCTTCAATTGAAATTATTAATATTCATGGAGAAGGGTATAAATTGTTAGTACATAAATAAATACTTCAATTCATTTATTAAAATATACATACTTCCAAAAATTATCAGTTTCAAAATGCTACAACAACAAGATACTAATTCCAGCAATTTCATGCGAATTGATTCAGGTGTATTTGATTTTAGCGGTAATATTTTTGAGGCAGAAACTATTTTGGAAGTAGATTCCATTGCACCTGACCTTGTTTTAGATAGTTTCAAAAATGGTAATAATTCTAAGTCTCAAACTCAATTTCCTGTATCGGAGAAATCAATTCAGCCTGAAGAATTGGAAACTATAAATCAGAAAACATACTCATTCCAAGATTTTTACTCTATTCAAAATTTTGATTCTTTTACTCAGAAAAATCAAACTTTGGATTTATCAGATCAAGTTCCTGAAGATTCAGTTTCAATGCTTAAAAATCGGACTGAGAGCAATTCTGAAATTCCTATAGATTCCCAAAATTTACTATCAAAACTTTTCAAGAAGCAAGATTTCGAATCTTCAAACGACTGGATAATTGGGGTAATTTTAGTTTCGTTTGTTGTTTTAGCCTGGATAAAGGTTTTTTATAAGAAGTTCATTTCGAGGATAATTTTATCGGGTTTCGAGTATCAAACGGCCTACAAATTGTATCATGAAAAAAGCAGTTTGACGACAAAAATATCAAGCGTTTTATATTTAATTTACATAATTAATTTCGGATTATTTCTAACACTACTTTTCAATTATTACGATTTTTCTCCTTTTGCGAACAATTTTTTATTGTTTTTGACATTGTGCGGCATTATTAGCATTTTTGATATTTTTAAAGTATTTATATACAAGCTTTTAGGATATTTATTTAAATCTAAAAACCAATTTTCAGAATTTCTTTTCAACGATTTTATTTTCAATAAATCGTTTGCAATTTTTTTATATCCAATAATTATTTCAATTCCATTTATGCCGGAATTGTTCTCCAAATACTTAGTTTACATAGGTATAGCTTTGATGATAATTTTCTATATACTTCATATTTTTAGAGGTTTAAAAATATTTGTAAAAAAACATTTTTATTTCTCATATATGATTTTGTACCTTTGCACCCTTGAAATTTTGCCTTTGCTTATCATTTTAAAGTATTTAAATGCTTTATTATAAGCGAATTGGAATTAATTTAAAGTCGTTAAGTTTTGAAAATAAAAACAGTATTAGTTTCTCAGCCAAAACCTGAATCGGACAAATCTCCATATTTTGAACTTGCCGAAAAGTTGAAACTAAAAATTGATTTCCGCCCATTTATTCATATTGAAGGAATTTCAATAAAGGAATTTAGAAAAAGCAGAATTGATATACTTGAGCACACTGCTGTAATTTTTACAAGTAGAACAGCCATTGATCATTTTTTTAGAATTTGTGAGGCAATGAGAATTAATGTGCCCGATGATATGAAATATTTCTGTATTTCTGAATCGACTGCATTTTATCTTCAAAAATATATTGTATATCGGAAACGAAAAATATTTTACGGCAAAAGCAAATTCTCTGATTTGCTTGAAGTTCTTGCAAAATATAAAACTGAAAAATTTTTAGTTCCATTATCTGATATTCACAAGCAAGAAATTCCTGATAAGCTAAAAAAGAAAAAATTCAAATTCACAAAAGCAATTTTATATAAAACAGTAATTAGCGATTTGTCTGATTTAAAGGATGTTTATTACGATATCTTAGTATTTTATAGCCCTTCGGGAATTGCATCATTGTTCCAGAATTTTACGGATTTTGTTCAAAGCGAAACCAAGATTGCTGCTTTTGGTCCAACAACGGCTAAAGCCGTTAAAACAAATGGTTTAAGGTTAGATATTCAAGCACCAAATCCGCAATCTCCTTCAATGACGGGTGCATTGGAAAATTATATTAAAAAACATAATAAAGCAGTAGGAAAGAAAAAGTAAGGAATTTTTCTGCAATTACCAATTTCCGCTTCCGGGAGGTTCATCCCAAATACTCTTAGTTTTTTTTGTTTCATCAATTGATTTTGTTGGAATTGTAACCATTTCAGGAAATCGCCAACCAAAAATAAAACCCATTCCGTAAGAAAAATATCCTGTAAGGAAAGTTACAAAGTCGAACTTGCGTTTCAACTGCAAAGTTCCAACTTCTTTAGTTCTAAATTTTGCTACAACATCAATTTTTTTGGGAACTCCCATTCTGCGTATCTCAACGCTTCCTTTTCCTTTTTTTGAACCATCAATATAAATATCAACCTCATTGTTGTCAGCAATAATTTTGGTTGTTCCACAGCTCGAAAATAAAACTGCTATTGTGAAAAAGTAAACTATCTTGTATAATATCGATTTCATATTCTGTCGTTTAAATCAAAAGCTGTACATCAATGAAATATTAAATAAAATACCAAAAGGATGGTTTAAATCAGGAATTTCCGGTTGATTATTATTTGAAGACATTTGTGAAATATTGTCCACATCAAAAATTAAGTAAAACAAGTTTCCTCCAAGCTGTAGCTGCACATTCGAATTTCGTTTAAAAATATATCCAGCCCCTGTAAAAAGCATTAGTCCTCCACCGGTTTTCGAATATTTTGATTGATAAGAATAATCGTAGCTAATATCCTCATATTTTCTTGTATTAGTTATACCCGCAAATCCGAGCCCTCCACCAATATATGGTGTATTTGCTTTAGCGAAAAATGGATATTTTGCACTAATTTTCAAGTAATATATATCTATGGCACTAAAATATACGCTTCCCGAAATATCGAAAATAATATCTCTGTTGTCGTAAGAAGCCAATAGACCAAAGCCAGCACCAGTATTGTCATTTACATCTACAAATGGCACACTCCCACCAAGCGATAAACCAAAAGAATAATTTGCTTGAATTTTTTTCAACTCTTGAGAATCGTAATCGGAAACACTGTAAATATTGCCCTCATCTCTATGATTTGATTCGGAACCAATGTTTTTGGCAAATTTTTGAATTACAGGATCAAGATCGTCTGGCGAATTTGCTTTCAAGAAACTACTCCAAACTTGTGTTCCATATTGCACATTATACATTGCAAATGAGATAATTACTGTTTCTCCAATTCGATTGAGTTCGGCAATGATGAAAAATGCTGCATTCTGATATTTTGCATTTTGCTGAGATTCTTCAAAACTCTCCTTAAATATTGATGAATCTATTTTTTCTGGTAAAATAATTTCGTATTTACCATAAGTATTAACATAGGTTTTAAATAGTTTAGCTACCGTGTATTGGTAATCCTTATGAAGATTAATGATTTCGACATAAGGCATATAAATCTTTTCTTGAGAAAAGGAAGAGTTTATAATTATGTAGGAAAGTGTAATTAAGAGGGCTATTTTTTTCATGAATTTCAATTTGATTTGATGTTCCAAATTTAAAATTCAAAGATGAATTTTCATGTTTTGAGGTTGCGTTTTTGAAGAAGACAATTTTTTAAAATGAAAAAACCTATGAGCTTATATTTCATAGGTTTCCAATTTCATCTTTAGAAA includes:
- a CDS encoding cysteine--tRNA ligase, translated to MQIFNTLTRKKEDFKSIIDGFVGMYVCGPTVYGDAHLGHARPAITFDILFRYLKHLGYKVRYIRNITDVGHLENDADEGEDKIAKKARLEQIEPMEVVQYFSDRYHENMEQLNVLKPSIEPRASGHILEQQEMISKILENGYAYEKNGSVYFDVEKYNQDFDYGKLSGRVLDDLKTNTRQLDGQDEKKNPFDFALWKKAAPEHIMRWNSQWSEGFPGWHLECSVMSTKYLGEKFDIHGGGLDLLFPHHECEIAQSKAANNYDSVKYWMHNNMITINGQKMGKSLGNFITLEEFFTGTHKLIEKEYSAMTVRFFILQAHYRSTLDFSNEALAASEKGLNKLLAGIKTLEKIIPQKSSSVNIDSIEEKCYAAMDDDMNTPILISHLFDAVKLVNNIAAGNDSISETDLEKLSKLFKVFIYDILGISEEELGSDDKNDKFDAVINLLLNLRLEAKRNKDFETSDKIRNELLKQGVKIKDKKDGFEWELE
- a CDS encoding type II toxin-antitoxin system PemK/MazF family toxin codes for the protein MKYKIVLVPFPFDNFSDLKVRPAICLTDKIDKYNHVVIAFITSQISKTTGKTDIRITNIKNTGLKTNSTIKLHRIVTIPTNLIKRELGKLPDSYHKIMTDKLKILFEID
- a CDS encoding PD-(D/E)XK nuclease family protein; protein product: MIEHYGAENPFLICIENKIDAEDQPRQLERYYDYLKTKNDNTKILLIYLTKDGKKPSEISIENEIFKQLDEDGTLKLMSYRNHIREMLINSLPLIKPEKVKVAVNQYLEIIETF
- a CDS encoding YitT family protein gives rise to the protein MNPIYYYIIVETVKRRLKKQKDKLSPKQYQEKINVAKVEFTHIIHDIFFAVLGVLSAGFGLKGFLLPNLFIDGGVMGISLIIAELTEIPLSLLIVAINLPFLFLAFSTISKQFAFKSIIAIILLALTVHFVPFPIVTNDKLLIAVFGGFFLGAGIGLAIRGGAVIDGTEILAVFVSRKTSMTIGDVIMLFNVVIFGFAAYVFSVEISLYAMLTYLAASKTVDFVVSGIEEFLGVTIISEKSEEIRVAIIEKLGMGCTIYNGKRGNTMNGDNLEETQIIYTLITRLEVAKLQTEIDKIDKDAFVVMHSIKDAKGGMIKKKAIK
- the kbl gene encoding glycine C-acetyltransferase, producing MYGKFKNYLQQELENIKEDGLYKNERILTTPQGVQIKTVKGLDVLNFCSNNYLGLSSEPRVMAAANYNFFKFGFGMASVRFICGTQEVHKELENKLTEFLGTEDTILYSSAFDANGGVFEPLLDEKSAIISDELNHASIIDGIRLCKAQRFRYKNNDMSDLEAKLKEAKDCRFKMIVTDGVFSMDGIIASIDQICDLADKYEALVLVDDSHASGFVGKTGRGSAEFCNSMGRVDIITTTFGKALGGASGGCVSGKKEIIDFLRQRSRPYLFSNSLAPAIAGATVEVLNILNETTALRDKLAENTKLFRQGMENAGFTIVPGTHPITPILFGHLPNDARLSQEFADELLEEGIYVIGFYYPIVPKGKSRIRVQITAAHSTENIEFAIEKFKKVGKKLGAI
- a CDS encoding response regulator transcription factor codes for the protein MRENIRVLLVEDDENLGSLLCDYLKAKGFLTELFTDGEKGYKAFMKNHYDICVLDVMMPKKDGYSLSNDIRSVNSQIPIIFLTAKSLKEDVLKGFSVGADDYIKKPFNMEELLVRIQALLKRVEKSEPESNNNVFQIGKFTFDSNIRQLTIDGETSKLTTKESGLLKLLCSKTNEILERNYALQTIWKDDTYFNARSMDVYITKLRKHLKQDPSIEIINIHGEGYKLLVHK
- a CDS encoding DUF4271 domain-containing protein, which translates into the protein MLQQQDTNSSNFMRIDSGVFDFSGNIFEAETILEVDSIAPDLVLDSFKNGNNSKSQTQFPVSEKSIQPEELETINQKTYSFQDFYSIQNFDSFTQKNQTLDLSDQVPEDSVSMLKNRTESNSEIPIDSQNLLSKLFKKQDFESSNDWIIGVILVSFVVLAWIKVFYKKFISRIILSGFEYQTAYKLYHEKSSLTTKISSVLYLIYIINFGLFLTLLFNYYDFSPFANNFLLFLTLCGIISIFDIFKVFIYKLLGYLFKSKNQFSEFLFNDFIFNKSFAIFLYPIIISIPFMPELFSKYLVYIGIALMIIFYILHIFRGLKIFVKKHFYFSYMILYLCTLEILPLLIILKYLNALL
- a CDS encoding uroporphyrinogen-III synthase → MKIKTVLVSQPKPESDKSPYFELAEKLKLKIDFRPFIHIEGISIKEFRKSRIDILEHTAVIFTSRTAIDHFFRICEAMRINVPDDMKYFCISESTAFYLQKYIVYRKRKIFYGKSKFSDLLEVLAKYKTEKFLVPLSDIHKQEIPDKLKKKKFKFTKAILYKTVISDLSDLKDVYYDILVFYSPSGIASLFQNFTDFVQSETKIAAFGPTTAKAVKTNGLRLDIQAPNPQSPSMTGALENYIKKHNKAVGKKK